A stretch of the Notolabrus celidotus isolate fNotCel1 chromosome 3, fNotCel1.pri, whole genome shotgun sequence genome encodes the following:
- the ap3s2 gene encoding AP-3 complex subunit sigma-2: protein MIKAILIFNNHGKPRLIRFYQYFAEDMQQQIIRETFHLVSKRDDNVCNFLEGGSLIGGSDYKLIYRHYATLYFVFCVDSSESELGILDLIQVFVETLDKCFENVCELDLIFHMDKVHYILQEVVMGGMVLETNMNEIVAQVEVQNRMEKSEGGLSAAPARAVSAVKNMNLPEIPRNINIGDINIKVPSLSPF, encoded by the exons ATGATTAAAGCTATCTTGATTTTCAACAACCACGGGAAGCCGCGGCTGATCAGATTCTATCAGTATTTT GCGGAGGacatgcagcagcagatcaTTCGAGAAACGTTCCATTTGGTGTCTAAGAGAGACGACAATGTCTGCAACTTCTTGGAGGGTGGGAG TCTCATCGGGGGCTCAGACTACAAGCTGATTTACCGACACTACGCGACCCTCTACTTCGTCTTCTGCGTGGACTCGTCTGAGAGTGAGCTTGGCATTCTGGACCTCATCCAG GTGTTCGTGGAGACGCTGGACAAATGCTTTGAAAACGTCTGTGAACTGGACCTCATATTTCACATGGACAAG GTCCATTATATCCTGCAAGAAGTGGTGATGGGGGGAATGGTGCTAGAGACCAACATGAATGAGATCGTAGCCCAGGTGGAAGTGCAGAACCGCATGGAGAAGTCAGAG GGAGGTCTGTCGGCTGCACCTGCTCGAGCCGTGTCTGCTGTGAAGAACATGAACCTGCCTGAGATTCCCCGCAACATCAACATTGGAGACATCAATATCAAAGTACCGAGCCTCTCCCCGTTCTAA